In one window of Bombus vancouverensis nearcticus chromosome 10, iyBomVanc1_principal, whole genome shotgun sequence DNA:
- the Fancl gene encoding E3 ubiquitin-protein ligase Fancl isoform X2, with protein sequence MKSNKFTIMINNDYKSMIQWHPEMILISKRPMTWKGFLEVPCISGRNMRIRLKLIVHNYPLLSNAEINFGKEIAFIRNEGFSDKVKDLMHNVTKVSTFLKQLQLLISSFIDSSHVIENYEYDAVNDQTIEMVTELRNLFQIPSGIKVSANNTIDIIELSLNNVAVRLQKTSHRTCPWTVVYSDLPEIPSLGPFEKNISTLNIARNKLRLQVEMLEKSWSNLKQIDQNCWVIDPLPPKPSHLYRRIYLTPSLSMFIKIDPLNHMDLPEIKFMGSDTEVESMTELVSKNLYKWNPSCDIINNLMMLLDIDIFPQQEMKKEAVEDYNVVVADEECCICFSLKLENMTLPDKICNNEKCRKHFHTSCLLQWLQAIAGNHVIFDHIHGSCPNCKESISCHIK encoded by the exons atgaaaagtaataaatttacCATAATGATTAACAACGATTATAAATCTATGATTCAATGGCATCCAGAAATGATATTAATTTCTAAAAGACCAATGACATGGAAAGGATTTTTAGAAGTTCCATGCATTTCAGGACGAAATATGCGAATTAGGCTAAAATTGATTGTGCATAATTATCCACTACTGTCTAATGCAGAAATTAATTTTGGTAAAGAAATTgcattcatacgaaatgaaggATTTAGTGATAAAGTGAAAGATTTAATGCATAATGTCACTAAAGTATCAACatttctaaaacaattacaattgCTAATC AGTAGTTTCATCGACTCTAGTCATGTTATTGAAAATTATGAGTATGATGCAGTAAATGACCAAACAATCGAAATGGTAACagaattaagaaatttatttcagaTACCATCT GGAATTAAAGTATCAGCTAATAATACGATAGATATAATTGAATTATCTTTGAACAATGTGGCCGTAAGATTGCAGAAAACAAGCCATAGAACGTGTCCATGGACAGTTGTTTATTCAGATTTACCTGAAATACCTTCTCTTGGGCCTTTCGAAAAGAATATATCAACATTAAATATAGCCAGAAATAAACTTAGATTACAAGTAGAAATGCTTGAGAAGTCATGGTCAAATTTGAAGCAAATTGATCA gAACTGCTGGGTAATAGATCCATTGCCTCCAAAACCAAGCCATCTTTATCGACGAATTTACTTAACACCATCTTTATCAATGTTCATTAAAATAGATCCTTTGAATCATATGGATTTgccagaaattaaatttatgggTAGTGATACTGAAGTTGAATCAATGACAGAACTAGTTTCTAAGAATTTATAT AAATGGAATCCAAGCTgtgatattataaataatttaatgatgTTATTAGATATAGACATATTTCCTCAACAGGAAATGAAAAAGGAAGCTGTTGAAGATTACAATGTTGTTGTTGCTGATGAAGAATGTTGTATTTGTTTTTCCCTAAAATTAGAGAATATGACTCTGCCTgataagatttgtaataatgaaAAATGTAGGAAACATTTCCATACATCTTGTTTATTGCAG tggTTACAAGCGATTGCTGGAAATCATGTTATATTTGATCATATTCATGGTTCATGCCCCAACTGCAAAGAGAGCATATCATGTCACATTAAATG A
- the Fancl gene encoding E3 ubiquitin-protein ligase Fancl isoform X1 has translation MKSNKFTIMINNDYKSMIQWHPEMILISKRPMTWKGFLEVPCISGRNMRIRLKLIVHNYPLLSNAEINFGKEIAFIRNEGFSDKVKDLMHNVTKVSTFLKQLQLLISSFIDSSHVIENYEYDAVNDQTIEMVTELRNLFQIPSGIKVSANNTIDIIELSLNNVAVRLQKTSHRTCPWTVVYSDLPEIPSLGPFEKNISTLNIARNKLRLQVEMLEKSWSNLKQIDQNCWVIDPLPPKPSHLYRRIYLTPSLSMFIKIDPLNHMDLPEIKFMGSDTEVESMTELVSKNLYKWNPSCDIINNLMMLLDIDIFPQQEMKKEAVEDYNVVVADEECCICFSLKLENMTLPDKICNNEKCRKHFHTSCLLQWLQAIAGNHVIFDHIHGSCPNCKESISCHIKW, from the exons atgaaaagtaataaatttacCATAATGATTAACAACGATTATAAATCTATGATTCAATGGCATCCAGAAATGATATTAATTTCTAAAAGACCAATGACATGGAAAGGATTTTTAGAAGTTCCATGCATTTCAGGACGAAATATGCGAATTAGGCTAAAATTGATTGTGCATAATTATCCACTACTGTCTAATGCAGAAATTAATTTTGGTAAAGAAATTgcattcatacgaaatgaaggATTTAGTGATAAAGTGAAAGATTTAATGCATAATGTCACTAAAGTATCAACatttctaaaacaattacaattgCTAATC AGTAGTTTCATCGACTCTAGTCATGTTATTGAAAATTATGAGTATGATGCAGTAAATGACCAAACAATCGAAATGGTAACagaattaagaaatttatttcagaTACCATCT GGAATTAAAGTATCAGCTAATAATACGATAGATATAATTGAATTATCTTTGAACAATGTGGCCGTAAGATTGCAGAAAACAAGCCATAGAACGTGTCCATGGACAGTTGTTTATTCAGATTTACCTGAAATACCTTCTCTTGGGCCTTTCGAAAAGAATATATCAACATTAAATATAGCCAGAAATAAACTTAGATTACAAGTAGAAATGCTTGAGAAGTCATGGTCAAATTTGAAGCAAATTGATCA gAACTGCTGGGTAATAGATCCATTGCCTCCAAAACCAAGCCATCTTTATCGACGAATTTACTTAACACCATCTTTATCAATGTTCATTAAAATAGATCCTTTGAATCATATGGATTTgccagaaattaaatttatgggTAGTGATACTGAAGTTGAATCAATGACAGAACTAGTTTCTAAGAATTTATAT AAATGGAATCCAAGCTgtgatattataaataatttaatgatgTTATTAGATATAGACATATTTCCTCAACAGGAAATGAAAAAGGAAGCTGTTGAAGATTACAATGTTGTTGTTGCTGATGAAGAATGTTGTATTTGTTTTTCCCTAAAATTAGAGAATATGACTCTGCCTgataagatttgtaataatgaaAAATGTAGGAAACATTTCCATACATCTTGTTTATTGCAG tggTTACAAGCGATTGCTGGAAATCATGTTATATTTGATCATATTCATGGTTCATGCCCCAACTGCAAAGAGAGCATATCATGTCACATTAAATGGTAA
- the Fancl gene encoding E3 ubiquitin-protein ligase Fancl isoform X3 produces MKSNKFTIMINNDYKSMIQWHPEMILISKRPMTWKGFLEVPCISGRNMRIRLKLIVHNYPLLSNAEINFGKEIAFIRNEGFSDKVKDLMHNVTKVSTFLKQLQLLIGIKVSANNTIDIIELSLNNVAVRLQKTSHRTCPWTVVYSDLPEIPSLGPFEKNISTLNIARNKLRLQVEMLEKSWSNLKQIDQNCWVIDPLPPKPSHLYRRIYLTPSLSMFIKIDPLNHMDLPEIKFMGSDTEVESMTELVSKNLYKWNPSCDIINNLMMLLDIDIFPQQEMKKEAVEDYNVVVADEECCICFSLKLENMTLPDKICNNEKCRKHFHTSCLLQWLQAIAGNHVIFDHIHGSCPNCKESISCHIKW; encoded by the exons atgaaaagtaataaatttacCATAATGATTAACAACGATTATAAATCTATGATTCAATGGCATCCAGAAATGATATTAATTTCTAAAAGACCAATGACATGGAAAGGATTTTTAGAAGTTCCATGCATTTCAGGACGAAATATGCGAATTAGGCTAAAATTGATTGTGCATAATTATCCACTACTGTCTAATGCAGAAATTAATTTTGGTAAAGAAATTgcattcatacgaaatgaaggATTTAGTGATAAAGTGAAAGATTTAATGCATAATGTCACTAAAGTATCAACatttctaaaacaattacaattgCTAATC GGAATTAAAGTATCAGCTAATAATACGATAGATATAATTGAATTATCTTTGAACAATGTGGCCGTAAGATTGCAGAAAACAAGCCATAGAACGTGTCCATGGACAGTTGTTTATTCAGATTTACCTGAAATACCTTCTCTTGGGCCTTTCGAAAAGAATATATCAACATTAAATATAGCCAGAAATAAACTTAGATTACAAGTAGAAATGCTTGAGAAGTCATGGTCAAATTTGAAGCAAATTGATCA gAACTGCTGGGTAATAGATCCATTGCCTCCAAAACCAAGCCATCTTTATCGACGAATTTACTTAACACCATCTTTATCAATGTTCATTAAAATAGATCCTTTGAATCATATGGATTTgccagaaattaaatttatgggTAGTGATACTGAAGTTGAATCAATGACAGAACTAGTTTCTAAGAATTTATAT AAATGGAATCCAAGCTgtgatattataaataatttaatgatgTTATTAGATATAGACATATTTCCTCAACAGGAAATGAAAAAGGAAGCTGTTGAAGATTACAATGTTGTTGTTGCTGATGAAGAATGTTGTATTTGTTTTTCCCTAAAATTAGAGAATATGACTCTGCCTgataagatttgtaataatgaaAAATGTAGGAAACATTTCCATACATCTTGTTTATTGCAG tggTTACAAGCGATTGCTGGAAATCATGTTATATTTGATCATATTCATGGTTCATGCCCCAACTGCAAAGAGAGCATATCATGTCACATTAAATGGTAA
- the LOC117156959 gene encoding NADH-cytochrome b5 reductase-like isoform X3 — MFTDNNNEDSRPVTPSQEDCCHSACDPCIFDIHKKLLEEYERKKKQNIKINNRSNVLHLYEYRNFVVSGIQEISECYILLVLKYNENNYKDYSILIDPGQYVILHLHDAAKPYTPISFTDDSIEFLIRIYPNGKFSQYLESIKVGDTVRIRGPYGNFKYESNSFQTIIMFSMGSGITAVYPIAKSIVDNESEETKIHLIGGFKNILQIPLKKELQTLSDYWNFKCTLHISQLQNLCSLHGIDVKSGRLNEKSIFEILQDKIASTTLILICGSSHFNKSVAQWVKCMNYIHIHVFE; from the exons ATGTTTACTGATAACAATAATGAAGATAGTAGACCAGTAACACCATCACAGGAAGATTGTTGCCACAGTGCATGTGATCCTTGTATTTTtgatatacataaaaaattactcgaagaatatgaaagaaagaagaagcagAATATAAAAATCAACAACAGATCAAATGTATTACATTTATATGAGTACAGAAATTTTGTGGTTTCTGGTATACAGGAAATATCTGAATGttatattttacttgttttgaaatataatg aaaataattataaagatTACAGTATATTAATTGATCCAGGACAATAtgttatattacatttacatgATGCTGCCAAACCATACACACCAATTTCTTTCACAGATGACTCTATTGAATTCCTAATTAGAATTTATCCAAATGGAAAATTTAGTCAATATCTAGAAAGCATAAAAGTAGGTGATACAGTTCGTATTAGAGGACCATATGgaaattttaaatatgaaaGCAATAG TTTTCAAACAATTATTATGTTTAGTATGGGATCTGGGATAACTGCAGTTTATCCTATAGCAAAATCAATTgttgacaatgaatcagaagagacAAAGATTCATCTCATTGGAGGATTTAAAAACATACTGCAGATTCCCCTAAAAAAAGAACTACAAACCTTATCAGATTATTGGAACTTCAAATGTACATTGCACATATCACAATTGCAAA atcTCTGCAGTCTCCATGGTATAGATGTAAAATCTGGAAGATTAAATGAGAAATCAATCTTTGAAATACTTCAAGATAAAATAGCTAGTACTACATTAATCTTAATATGTGGCTCTAGTCATTTTAATAAATCTGTTGCACAGTGGGTAAAATGCatgaattatatacatatacacgtgtTTGAATGA
- the LOC117156959 gene encoding NADH-cytochrome b5 reductase-like isoform X1, with amino-acid sequence MIINILSSHSLTTDVWNTLYTYKTTNTKLKLVLLVLYSMFTDNNNEDSRPVTPSQEDCCHSACDPCIFDIHKKLLEEYERKKKQNIKINNRSNVLHLYEYRNFVVSGIQEISECYILLVLKYNENNYKDYSILIDPGQYVILHLHDAAKPYTPISFTDDSIEFLIRIYPNGKFSQYLESIKVGDTVRIRGPYGNFKYESNSFQTIIMFSMGSGITAVYPIAKSIVDNESEETKIHLIGGFKNILQIPLKKELQTLSDYWNFKCTLHISQLQNLCSLHGIDVKSGRLNEKSIFEILQDKIASTTLILICGSSHFNKSVAQWVKCMNYIHIHVFE; translated from the exons ATGATAATAAACAT ATTAAGTTCACATAGTTTGACCACTGATGTTTGGAATACCCTGTATACATATAAGACAACAAATACAAAATTGAAATTGGTTTTATTAGTCTTATATAGTATGTTTACTGATAACAATAATGAAGATAGTAGACCAGTAACACCATCACAGGAAGATTGTTGCCACAGTGCATGTGATCCTTGTATTTTtgatatacataaaaaattactcgaagaatatgaaagaaagaagaagcagAATATAAAAATCAACAACAGATCAAATGTATTACATTTATATGAGTACAGAAATTTTGTGGTTTCTGGTATACAGGAAATATCTGAATGttatattttacttgttttgaaatataatg aaaataattataaagatTACAGTATATTAATTGATCCAGGACAATAtgttatattacatttacatgATGCTGCCAAACCATACACACCAATTTCTTTCACAGATGACTCTATTGAATTCCTAATTAGAATTTATCCAAATGGAAAATTTAGTCAATATCTAGAAAGCATAAAAGTAGGTGATACAGTTCGTATTAGAGGACCATATGgaaattttaaatatgaaaGCAATAG TTTTCAAACAATTATTATGTTTAGTATGGGATCTGGGATAACTGCAGTTTATCCTATAGCAAAATCAATTgttgacaatgaatcagaagagacAAAGATTCATCTCATTGGAGGATTTAAAAACATACTGCAGATTCCCCTAAAAAAAGAACTACAAACCTTATCAGATTATTGGAACTTCAAATGTACATTGCACATATCACAATTGCAAA atcTCTGCAGTCTCCATGGTATAGATGTAAAATCTGGAAGATTAAATGAGAAATCAATCTTTGAAATACTTCAAGATAAAATAGCTAGTACTACATTAATCTTAATATGTGGCTCTAGTCATTTTAATAAATCTGTTGCACAGTGGGTAAAATGCatgaattatatacatatacacgtgtTTGAATGA
- the LOC117156959 gene encoding NADH-cytochrome b5 reductase-like isoform X2: MIINILSSHSLTTDVWNTLYTYKTTNTKLKLVLLVLYSMFTDNNNEDSRPVTPSQEDCCHSACDPCIFDIHKKLLEEYERKKKQNIKINNRSNVLHLYEYRNFVVSGIQEISECYILLVLKYNENNYKDYSILIDPGQYVILHLHDAAKPYTPISFTDDSIEFLIRIYPNGKFSQYLESIKVGDTVRIRGPYGNFKYESNSMGSGITAVYPIAKSIVDNESEETKIHLIGGFKNILQIPLKKELQTLSDYWNFKCTLHISQLQNLCSLHGIDVKSGRLNEKSIFEILQDKIASTTLILICGSSHFNKSVAQWVKCMNYIHIHVFE, translated from the exons ATGATAATAAACAT ATTAAGTTCACATAGTTTGACCACTGATGTTTGGAATACCCTGTATACATATAAGACAACAAATACAAAATTGAAATTGGTTTTATTAGTCTTATATAGTATGTTTACTGATAACAATAATGAAGATAGTAGACCAGTAACACCATCACAGGAAGATTGTTGCCACAGTGCATGTGATCCTTGTATTTTtgatatacataaaaaattactcgaagaatatgaaagaaagaagaagcagAATATAAAAATCAACAACAGATCAAATGTATTACATTTATATGAGTACAGAAATTTTGTGGTTTCTGGTATACAGGAAATATCTGAATGttatattttacttgttttgaaatataatg aaaataattataaagatTACAGTATATTAATTGATCCAGGACAATAtgttatattacatttacatgATGCTGCCAAACCATACACACCAATTTCTTTCACAGATGACTCTATTGAATTCCTAATTAGAATTTATCCAAATGGAAAATTTAGTCAATATCTAGAAAGCATAAAAGTAGGTGATACAGTTCGTATTAGAGGACCATATGgaaattttaaatatgaaaGCAATAG TATGGGATCTGGGATAACTGCAGTTTATCCTATAGCAAAATCAATTgttgacaatgaatcagaagagacAAAGATTCATCTCATTGGAGGATTTAAAAACATACTGCAGATTCCCCTAAAAAAAGAACTACAAACCTTATCAGATTATTGGAACTTCAAATGTACATTGCACATATCACAATTGCAAA atcTCTGCAGTCTCCATGGTATAGATGTAAAATCTGGAAGATTAAATGAGAAATCAATCTTTGAAATACTTCAAGATAAAATAGCTAGTACTACATTAATCTTAATATGTGGCTCTAGTCATTTTAATAAATCTGTTGCACAGTGGGTAAAATGCatgaattatatacatatacacgtgtTTGAATGA
- the LOC117156957 gene encoding putative peptidoglycan muropeptide transporter SLC46 isoform X1, translating into MENAITGWKRYMLVQPSMMILITAQAISSNILTDLVVYRTCSIALNINKTECLLLHENSSSAEALKIDAQVQPKASLILMTKSIIESVIPAFLSLFLGPWSDIYGRKSIMLPGYVGTSLMYLLLSFISIWDVNPWFLLIAYIPYACCGGFGIILLGTICYLTDISNEQERGWQLAWMEALISVGILTGILTGPVIFRAYGYTVVFAIATICCIVAGLHIFFLVPETICSTNSITVKSLFDIHLVRKLISTCTKKRNGFDRYIVWCCIACIILMVIALQGDMTIGFLFATARLGWDVNKYSIYLATNIIFSILGIIFGVKLFVTYGGLSEEVTAILSLLSSLSGCLVHSFTLKPWHMYLSAVVGMFGGITSPMIRAIISKSVPSEDTGKIFSMTVSIETLTPLVAAPLYNLIYLHFMPPIYPLPVWLVSVGIYAIVTLILVNIQIQNARADSIRYASLRQNNELLS; encoded by the exons ATGGAAAACGCGATCACAGGATGGAAGCGTTATATGCTTGTACAACCATCTATGATGATACTAATAACTGCTCAAGCAATATCAa GTAATATTCTAACAGATTTAGTAGTATATCGTACTTGTAGTATagcattaaatataaataaaacagaaTGTTTACTATTACATGAAAATAGTAGTTCTGCGGAAGCCTTGAAGATAGATGCTCAAGTGCAACCCAAAGCCAGCTTAATTTTAATGACAAAATCAATTATTGAAAGTGTCATACCTGCTTTTTTATCTTTGTTTTTGGGACCATGGAGTGACATTTATGGAAGGAAGTCTATCATGTTGCCTGGCTATGTCG GCACATCATTAATGtaccttcttctttccttcatAAGTATTTGGGATGTCAATCCATGGTTTTTATTAATTGCATATATTCCATATGCATGTTGTGGAGGATTTGGCATAATTTTATTAGGTACTATATGTTATCTCACTGATATATCAAATGAACAAGAAAGAGGCTGGCAATTAGCTTGGATGGAAGCTTTGATATCTGTTGGTATTTTGACTGGTATATTGACAGGTCCTGTTATCTTTCGAGCATATGGATATACAGTTGTATTTGCTATTGCTACTATATGTTGCATTGTAGCAGgattgcatattttttttttagttcctGAGACTATATGCAGCACAAATTCA ATAACTGTAAAAAGTTTGTTCGATATACATTTGGTCAGGAAACTTATAAGTACATGTACAAAAAAACGCAATGGTTTTGATCGATATATAGTTTGGTGTTGTATAGCTTGCATTATTTTAATGGTTATTGCTTTACAAGGAGATATGACCATTGGCTTTTTATTTGCAACTGCCAGACTTGGTTGggatgtaaataaatattctatttacttagctacaaatattatattttcaattctTGGTATAATATTTGGAGTAAAACTTTTTGTAACATATGGag GACTTTCTGAAGAAGTGACAGCTATATTGTCATTATTGTCTTCTTTGAGTGGTTGTCTAGTACACAGTTTTACATTGAAACCTTGGCATATGTACCTGTCTGCAGTTGTAGGAATGTTTGGTGGCATCACTAGTCCTATGATCCGTGCTATAATATCCAAGTCAGTGCCATCAGAGGATACTg gtaaaatattttccatgacAGTATCTATTGAAACATTAACTCCATTGGTGGCAGCTCCTTTGTACAATttgatttatttacattttatgcCACCCATATATCCACTACCAGTTTGGTTAGTTTCTGTAGGAATTTATGCTATTGTAACACTTATTTTAGTAAACATACAAATTCAAAATGCAAGAGCTGACTCTATAAGATATGCATCATTGAGAcaaaataatgaattattatCATAA
- the LOC117156957 gene encoding putative peptidoglycan muropeptide transporter SLC46 isoform X3 — translation MEALYACTTIYDDTNNCSSNINSSAEALKIDAQVQPKASLILMTKSIIESVIPAFLSLFLGPWSDIYGRKSIMLPGYVGTSLMYLLLSFISIWDVNPWFLLIAYIPYACCGGFGIILLGTICYLTDISNEQERGWQLAWMEALISVGILTGILTGPVIFRAYGYTVVFAIATICCIVAGLHIFFLVPETICSTNSITVKSLFDIHLVRKLISTCTKKRNGFDRYIVWCCIACIILMVIALQGDMTIGFLFATARLGWDVNKYSIYLATNIIFSILGIIFGVKLFVTYGGLSEEVTAILSLLSSLSGCLVHSFTLKPWHMYLSAVVGMFGGITSPMIRAIISKSVPSEDTGKIFSMTVSIETLTPLVAAPLYNLIYLHFMPPIYPLPVWLVSVGIYAIVTLILVNIQIQNARADSIRYASLRQNNELLS, via the exons ATGGAAGCGTTATATGCTTGTACAACCATCTATGATGATACTAATAACTGCTCAAGCAATATCAa TAGTTCTGCGGAAGCCTTGAAGATAGATGCTCAAGTGCAACCCAAAGCCAGCTTAATTTTAATGACAAAATCAATTATTGAAAGTGTCATACCTGCTTTTTTATCTTTGTTTTTGGGACCATGGAGTGACATTTATGGAAGGAAGTCTATCATGTTGCCTGGCTATGTCG GCACATCATTAATGtaccttcttctttccttcatAAGTATTTGGGATGTCAATCCATGGTTTTTATTAATTGCATATATTCCATATGCATGTTGTGGAGGATTTGGCATAATTTTATTAGGTACTATATGTTATCTCACTGATATATCAAATGAACAAGAAAGAGGCTGGCAATTAGCTTGGATGGAAGCTTTGATATCTGTTGGTATTTTGACTGGTATATTGACAGGTCCTGTTATCTTTCGAGCATATGGATATACAGTTGTATTTGCTATTGCTACTATATGTTGCATTGTAGCAGgattgcatattttttttttagttcctGAGACTATATGCAGCACAAATTCA ATAACTGTAAAAAGTTTGTTCGATATACATTTGGTCAGGAAACTTATAAGTACATGTACAAAAAAACGCAATGGTTTTGATCGATATATAGTTTGGTGTTGTATAGCTTGCATTATTTTAATGGTTATTGCTTTACAAGGAGATATGACCATTGGCTTTTTATTTGCAACTGCCAGACTTGGTTGggatgtaaataaatattctatttacttagctacaaatattatattttcaattctTGGTATAATATTTGGAGTAAAACTTTTTGTAACATATGGag GACTTTCTGAAGAAGTGACAGCTATATTGTCATTATTGTCTTCTTTGAGTGGTTGTCTAGTACACAGTTTTACATTGAAACCTTGGCATATGTACCTGTCTGCAGTTGTAGGAATGTTTGGTGGCATCACTAGTCCTATGATCCGTGCTATAATATCCAAGTCAGTGCCATCAGAGGATACTg gtaaaatattttccatgacAGTATCTATTGAAACATTAACTCCATTGGTGGCAGCTCCTTTGTACAATttgatttatttacattttatgcCACCCATATATCCACTACCAGTTTGGTTAGTTTCTGTAGGAATTTATGCTATTGTAACACTTATTTTAGTAAACATACAAATTCAAAATGCAAGAGCTGACTCTATAAGATATGCATCATTGAGAcaaaataatgaattattatCATAA
- the LOC117156957 gene encoding putative peptidoglycan muropeptide transporter SLC46 isoform X2: MSCINIMYKIFNICNILTDLVVYRTCSIALNINKTECLLLHENSSSAEALKIDAQVQPKASLILMTKSIIESVIPAFLSLFLGPWSDIYGRKSIMLPGYVGTSLMYLLLSFISIWDVNPWFLLIAYIPYACCGGFGIILLGTICYLTDISNEQERGWQLAWMEALISVGILTGILTGPVIFRAYGYTVVFAIATICCIVAGLHIFFLVPETICSTNSITVKSLFDIHLVRKLISTCTKKRNGFDRYIVWCCIACIILMVIALQGDMTIGFLFATARLGWDVNKYSIYLATNIIFSILGIIFGVKLFVTYGGLSEEVTAILSLLSSLSGCLVHSFTLKPWHMYLSAVVGMFGGITSPMIRAIISKSVPSEDTGKIFSMTVSIETLTPLVAAPLYNLIYLHFMPPIYPLPVWLVSVGIYAIVTLILVNIQIQNARADSIRYASLRQNNELLS; the protein is encoded by the exons ATGTCATGTATAAATATCATGTACAAGATATTTAACATAT GTAATATTCTAACAGATTTAGTAGTATATCGTACTTGTAGTATagcattaaatataaataaaacagaaTGTTTACTATTACATGAAAATAGTAGTTCTGCGGAAGCCTTGAAGATAGATGCTCAAGTGCAACCCAAAGCCAGCTTAATTTTAATGACAAAATCAATTATTGAAAGTGTCATACCTGCTTTTTTATCTTTGTTTTTGGGACCATGGAGTGACATTTATGGAAGGAAGTCTATCATGTTGCCTGGCTATGTCG GCACATCATTAATGtaccttcttctttccttcatAAGTATTTGGGATGTCAATCCATGGTTTTTATTAATTGCATATATTCCATATGCATGTTGTGGAGGATTTGGCATAATTTTATTAGGTACTATATGTTATCTCACTGATATATCAAATGAACAAGAAAGAGGCTGGCAATTAGCTTGGATGGAAGCTTTGATATCTGTTGGTATTTTGACTGGTATATTGACAGGTCCTGTTATCTTTCGAGCATATGGATATACAGTTGTATTTGCTATTGCTACTATATGTTGCATTGTAGCAGgattgcatattttttttttagttcctGAGACTATATGCAGCACAAATTCA ATAACTGTAAAAAGTTTGTTCGATATACATTTGGTCAGGAAACTTATAAGTACATGTACAAAAAAACGCAATGGTTTTGATCGATATATAGTTTGGTGTTGTATAGCTTGCATTATTTTAATGGTTATTGCTTTACAAGGAGATATGACCATTGGCTTTTTATTTGCAACTGCCAGACTTGGTTGggatgtaaataaatattctatttacttagctacaaatattatattttcaattctTGGTATAATATTTGGAGTAAAACTTTTTGTAACATATGGag GACTTTCTGAAGAAGTGACAGCTATATTGTCATTATTGTCTTCTTTGAGTGGTTGTCTAGTACACAGTTTTACATTGAAACCTTGGCATATGTACCTGTCTGCAGTTGTAGGAATGTTTGGTGGCATCACTAGTCCTATGATCCGTGCTATAATATCCAAGTCAGTGCCATCAGAGGATACTg gtaaaatattttccatgacAGTATCTATTGAAACATTAACTCCATTGGTGGCAGCTCCTTTGTACAATttgatttatttacattttatgcCACCCATATATCCACTACCAGTTTGGTTAGTTTCTGTAGGAATTTATGCTATTGTAACACTTATTTTAGTAAACATACAAATTCAAAATGCAAGAGCTGACTCTATAAGATATGCATCATTGAGAcaaaataatgaattattatCATAA